GATGCCGATATCAATGGTCAGGCCGTATTTTTTCGCAAAAACCTTGTTGAGATCATCCAGGGCCGCGACCATCTCAACCACTGACCGCAGGGCCTTTATCTTATGGTCCGGAATATCGATGGGAGCGTTCCAGAAGGCCATGATGGCATCGCCGATAAATTTATCCAGGGTCCCGTAGTTATTGGTGATGACCCTGGTCATCGGCGTAAAATAATCATGGAGCAACTCGACTATCTGGGCCGGGGAAAGTTTTTCCGAAATGGTGGTAAAACCACGGATATCGGAAAAGATAATGCTTAACTCCTTTTGTTCTCCCGCCAGACTCAATTTCTCCGGTGAGTTCGTCATCTGCTCGACCACGGCATCGGATACGTACCGGGAAAAGGCCTGCCGTAAGAAACCTTTTTCCTTTTCCGCGTGCCAGAATTTCAACAGGGTCAACAGCGGGAAATTAACGGCCAGGGAGATCATCGGGAACAGGGGCGAAAAAAACATTCGCCGGCTGCCGAGGTACCAGATCCCGCCCTGCCACATGAGCACTCCGGCGCAGACAACCACCGGCAGGGTCCATTTACCGCCGGTCCAGGTGATAAGAACGGTCGTTACAAACCCGAAAAAAACAATCAGGCAGAGTTCAAACCCCGGCGCCCAGTCGGGCCGCGCCAGAAAATCCCCGGCAAGGATGTTGTCGATCGCCGTGGCATGCACTTCCATGCCCGGATAAACAGAGTCAAACGGGGTTGCCCGGATATCCTTGAGCCCGGCCGCCGAGGTGCCGACAATCACGATTTTACCCGCCAGGGCGCCCTTTGGCAGGCGATCTTCAAGCACCTGTCCGGCCGAATAATAGGTAAATGTCTTGTGGGGGCCGCGGTAATGCAGCAGCATTCTGCCGTTTCTGTCCAACGGCACAACCGTGGTGCCGATCCGCATTGACTCGATGCCGCCCGAAGTGAGCTTCAGGCTAACGGGCAGTTTTTCCTTAAACGTGGCCTGCAAGGCGGACAGGGCCAGGCTCGGGTAGATCTTGCCGTTCCAGGAGATGAGCAGCGGGGTTTTCCGGATGATTCCGTCC
The sequence above is drawn from the Desulfobacterales bacterium genome and encodes:
- a CDS encoding adenylate/guanylate cyclase domain-containing protein, producing the protein PAGLMDNDQVLADVLRNGSYSLGFFFNFEQQQGSPENSGLHPLNPIFIKEAGAGDPAGYLLQARAAVVPLKELAAAAGYSGFLNALPDEDGIIRKTPLLISWNGKIYPSLALSALQATFKEKLPVSLKLTSGGIESMRIGTTVVPLDRNGRMLLHYRGPHKTFTYYSAGQVLEDRLPKGALAGKIVIVGTSAAGLKDIRATPFDSVYPGMEVHATAIDNILAGDFLARPDWAPGFELCLIVFFGFVTTVLITWTGGKWTLPVVVCAGVLMWQGGIWYLGSRRMFFSPLFPMISLAVNFPLLTLLKFWHAEKEKGFLRQAFSRYVSDAVVEQMTNSPEKLSLAGEQKELSIIFSDIRGFTTISEKLSPAQIVELLHDYFTPMTRVITNNYGTLDKFIGDAIMAFWNAPIDIPDHKIKALRSVVEMVAALDDLNKVFAKKYGLTIDIGIGLHAGIVQVGNIGTDDLFDYTIIGDDVNITSRLEGLTKFYGVKCIVSETMKSVCPGGILLQDLDLVRVKGRTEPIRIFGLYSPKRHHKNPEQELAQYHEALGLYRHKRFKTAMKLFAALQEDYFNRKLYLIYQQRCAAFVEQPPPDDWDGVYIHTTK